TATCCTCTTTCATCAGATTTCCATGGAGAATGACTACTTGGGCCCAAGGCGGATTGACGCTCTAAAAAAGGAGGACTCTGACTGGCAGAAGAAAGCTCAGGAGGCCGTCCTCAACATCCAGGagtttacagtaaaatactttGAGATCACTGCCAGAGCCCAGAAAGGTACAATTTGCCATCACTGTCATGGCCAATGTCAAGTCAATAAAGCAGCAGAGGAGTGACTTTGAATAATCAAACAGTGAACACGCACACATAGTAGTAGCATTGGCGTGCTATTGACCTGTGTGTGCTTTGAATCCCAGGGCTAATGTGATTTGTATTAATGAGGCACAGCAGACAGCCATGCTTTGACAGGGACAGGAGGAAACAAGGACAACCTATTGATCAAACAGCTCTGCCAACAGATTGTGTCTGTGCAGGGTTACTCCATTGTGTGCTCCTGCTTAGTTTTTTCTCCAACCCTGACTGCTCCATTTATTATCTGACACTTATCAGAGCAAAAATCAAGTAAGCTGGTGGCTTGAAGTGCAGATTGCAAAGAAAGCCATTGTAATGTCCAGAAGTAGCCAATagatgtctctctctctctgttactGGAAGAAACCTTTACTCCTGTGAGACTTGAGTCATCACATTAAAGCAATAGTGGGTGATATGCCCACTCAGTGCACCAGGGGAGAAAACTGAATGTGCTTGTGACTCCGTTTCACATGAGTTTTGCTGTGTGGAAGTTTGACTCATGCACCTGTAACACgtgctttgtttgtgtgtgttagggGTGTACGAGCGCATGAAAGTAGACCAGCGTAAGTTTGGTAAATCTTCGTGGACGGCGGCGGTGGGGCGCATGGAGAGACTGCGCTACTCTGTCACCAAGGAAACCCTGCAGCTCCAGAGAGCCAGGGAGATCTGTCTGGAGCAGAAGAAACACACACTCCGAGAGGAGGTGTGGAAGTACTTTTGACATCATATAAAGCAAATATGCACATATGTAAACACACAGAGTTTGTTTTGTAACTGCAGTGTTTTAATCCATCCCTTCAGATGCAGAGTCTGTGTAGCAGTGAGGATGCGATGGCCCTCTTAGACCACATGGAGACACAGTACTATGAGCTCCAGCTCCAACTGTATGACATCCAGGCTGAGATACTACAGTGTGAAGAGCTGCTGCTCACCGCTCAGCTGGACAGCATTCGCAGACAGATGACAGGTATTCACTTAACACAACACTTCTAAACTATTGGCTGCACATGAGTCTGCAAGACAACAGTTTGAATTATCATGCAGTGCATTAAATGAAAGATGTGTTCAGATGCGTCCACACAAAGCTACATATTTATGTAccgtatttttttatttatttatgtgtgctTTCAGAGCGTCAGGACGAAGTGGTGTATTATGACACCTTTGAAAGTGCAGACGATATTATAGAGGATAAtactgcagagagagaagagcTGCACAGACTTCAGGTCAGCGCTCGACAGCTGGAGGCAAGAAGGGGGCGCATCACTGCCAAGCGCTCCTATCTGAGGAACAAGAGGGTGTGTGTCCTTTActctgtttttcttccattgTTGAAGTGTTTCCTGCATTCTGCATACCAACAGAGTTTGCAGTTCAATATGTAGAATTCAGTTtgtattttgcagcttttctgtctGAGTTTAATATACAGGCAGAAATGTATTTCTGATCCCATTCAGATTTTCTGCTACGTCAGAAACTCtcaatttttacaaaaaaattataaaggCACATAGCAGTAAATGGTTATAATAATACAGGGAAAGTAGTACATTTTGTTTGCTAGACGTTTTCGTTGCAGCagttgtcttatttttggtgTAATGCATGATTCTGTGTGGATCAGgttattcatgttttttgtttctccctcctttctccaGGAGATCTGTGTTTCCAACCACACCCAGAAACAGCAGAGACGCCAAACCATCCACAGGGACTCTATACCCCACCACATGTTACAGgtagaagcttttttttttttttttaaatcagcacattatttaatgcattaaaacattattagTAACTCTTTCCTCCTCTGAACCTCCAAATTTTCCAGCTGAAAAAtcaagatgatgatgatgaggaaagGAAGAACAGCAGAGTTAGTCAGGAGAGGCAGAGAACTCTGGACAGACTTCGCACTTTCAAGCAAGTACGTGCTTTATTATGGAGTATCTCAACACATTTACCTATTTCTTACTGATCTATTTATCCTTGTTTCTTTCTCCAGCGGTACCCCGGTCAGGTGATTCTGAAGTCCACTCGGCTACGTGTGGCTCACACCAGAAGGAGAGAGCGAGGAAGAAGCATGGAAATGAGTAGCGTGAGTGAACGGGATGAGTGCGTGGACTCGGTCTGCGTCCAGACGCAGGGCCAGCCGATCTGCCTGAGCACCAGTGTGCAGACGGACCCCAGCCCCAGCTCCACCCTCACCACTCAGCCCGTCACGGCCCTCACAGCGTCACTTCCTCCGCTGCCCGTGCCCAGTCCTGCAGactcctcctgctctccctgctcCTTCTCCTCACTGCTGGCCTCCCCTATCTCCCCTCGTCCGCCTCCTCCCCCTCCGCCTCCGCCACCAACAAAGGAGGAGTTTTCGCCTTCTGGGAGTCCAGGCCGCTACGGGCAGAAGGCCGAGGGGAAGAGTGCAACAGAGGAGCTCGCTCTGTCTCCACTCGGCCCATTCATCCCTCGCTTCTTTGACAGCAGCCAACTGGTGAGCGCTCGGAAAAAGCTGAGGAAGACTCCAGAGTTCGACTCCCACAGCAGAAGAGGTACTGAGACTGTTAAGTGCCATAATAGTTTTTTCAGGGCTTGTTACATTAGCTAACTACAAAAGACCAATCACAGTgtgttttcctctcttctccctcCATGCAGTGAGCTCGCCCATGGACGAGGTTCTTGCCTCCCTGAAGAGAGGCAGCTTCCATCTGAGGAAGGTCGACCAGCGCTCCCTGTCTGCTAATAAGGGCGACGAAGACCCCAACAGCATCTTGGCTCAGATTCGCAAGGGGGTCAAACTTAGGCGTGTCCCCTGTAAAGAGAGAAAAGACCAGGGAGATCTCCCGCCCTCCACTGACCCGCTGACCAGGAGCATCCACGAGGCTCTGCGACGCATCAAGGAGGCCTCGCCAGAGTCTGATTCCGATGATGATGGGCTGGCTGGCCCTGACTGGGAAAGTTAGGGTCCAAGGCTCaataaataacacacacagatgactGCACTCTTTGGCACTgcacatactgtactgtactgtactgcagAGTGCTGCGCTGTACTataaacacacaccaacacatgcAGTTACTCACTCATTCAAGCACGCACAGCCCAGTCACACATGTACCGAGTGACTATGCCAAGGCCAGAGTCATACTGATTATCACCAACTCACCAAATGCTCCAAAGGTCTACGGTCAatctgttcatttgtttttcacactACATTCACCATCATGAAGGACGTTAactggtgtttttatttctactgtctatcactgtgtttttattcctgTAATCAGACTATACTGAtgccatgtttgtttttttattatcactTGTACTGTTGATAAGCTCTGTACAGAACAGACACGGCACTGACGCTTATTTgagaaactgaaaactgaatgCGGGAAGTTATTAGAACTGTGTGATCTTTCCACTCACCTCAGAGCGTTACACAAAATGTGCAGTTGTAAATTTGGGGGCATGTGGAaggctgaaaaacaaactgaagatTGCACATTGATTCAAACTTGGATCCCTGAAGTTACCGCCCACATTGTTAAACCATCAAAAATCACCTCTGCTATCTTTTTTCATCAACCAGTGTGTTTTGACTGAGCCTCACTATGTCGCCCGTCTGGTGTTGTCCCGTCTCTTGTAGATATGTGGTAGTGTCAGACAGTATATGGACCACTTTTCTAATCAGACACTGCACAAATACTTTAAATCCTTTAGTCTGTGTCACCAGCTTTCTGCCCTTCCCCCACTCTTGTCCTCTTCTGGCTTTTACCTCCGGCGACTCTCACCCCCTGACCGAGTGAGGGAATATGTATCGGCCCATCTGTTCGAACGCAGCATATGGCCTGGCTGGTGGGAGATATAGAGGGTACAGTAGGTTTATGATTATACGCCACATCTAACAGCATCTCTAATCTGAAGCTGGTCACCTTGAGTAGGAGAGGATTAGGCGAGGGGTCATCGGTGGTTTCTTTAGCGAGGTGGGGGTCACGGTTAGTGTCAGTAGTCTTTGTGAAGTGTGGGCAGATCTGGTCGGTGATTCCCAAACTTTGTATGTGGGATGGTCACGCTTGTTTGAATGATGGATGGTTTGTGGGAGGTTGGATTCTCTCATCGCTGCGGGGAGTCAATGTGGGCCGTGGAGTCGGCGGCCGTGATTGATGCGGTTTCTTCTGCCATCTTTTTCACTTTCCTCCGTTGTACCGCATCTTTTCTAATTTCTTTCTCTGCACTCGGTGGGCAGAAGCACACAGTAGGAGGTCTGTTACTCACAGTGCTGGAAgtgaaaacatgcacacatgggCTCGCACACTAAATTCACAGCCAACATGTGCAGAGACATTCTACAGGCAAAGTGAGACCTCTCACAGCCTCTTCTGACGTGTCTTTTCTTCAGAGATGGTTTCAGCACTTTCATGGTACAAATTCTGAATCACTTTATCTGTACAGtaacagttttgttgtttagtcACTGACGAAGCATACAGTTTATCTGCAGTAGATGAGTAAGTTTAAAAGCACTGAATAACTTGTGGAATAGGAGCTAAATATGTGTGACGAGAGGAGCCGAGCAGCACAGGAATGCACATTAACATAACGTGAAACGAAAAGATGTGGATTCATAAACTGAGCTTCAGCATGCACTGTCTTAAACAGCTTTGATGCAAAGATTTGAGCTTTTCTCTCGTGCTTTAGTTGAGAGCCATTCACAGATTAATCATGAAGGAGACactaatgcagaaataaaaggCACAGATGTATATGTCACAACTTGGAAAAAAAGCTCAGTGCTTTAAGAGGGTTTATTATTTTCCTGGCCGAGCAAACCTGAAGCACTGGTACATGTCTTCTTTAACTGTCAGCACAATGTTCTTCCATGGTACCCTCATCATGTACGTAGCATGAGACGGATCTAACCCTGACCTGACTCCTAACTCAAAGCTATCTCTGACCTCACATGACTTCACTAGACCTGACCTGAAGATGTTAGTGCTAAGGTTTATGTTGCTCCTTTAAAAATGGCCAATATACTCAAAACTTTTGGGAAAGTGGGCTCAGGAGGCGACACCTTTGAGCCAGCTATCTCTCACCCGACTGACCTGACCTGTTTTACACTTACCTAAATCTATAAATAACCTTAACGCAGCTTGTTTGTCAGcgaactgtaatttttgcattgcatttcattgctttatttgtgtcctgttttgttttttccaaagcATTTCCAGCCAAATTGTTTTGTGATGCGTTTGCTTCTGAGCATTTCCTCTATACTTTAGACCTGTTATTTACACAGGCTGACTATATGACCCTTTGTCTGGATACCAGTCAGCTACTTGAGAAGTGCAATATGAAAATAGAGAAATACAAGAAAAGGGATGAATCAGCTTCAGGGGTGATAATGAATTCAGATTGATTGCCTAAAACAATGGACTAACTAAACATTGCAGTTGTTTTTACTCCGTAGTGTATTGACAGACTGTTCCAAGAATACCTTTTTGCCTTTTGTCCTaccattttcatttattcaagtagttttttttttttaatttacagccTTGCCCTTGCATTTGAATAAAACCTTGTGAAGCAAATTCTGAGATTGTCTGTTGATTAATTTAGCTAATAATGCGtgtttcaaaacaaacaacaacaacagaacaaaagcGATTTGCACACACTGAATTCTGTGGTCACTGTATTTGAATATAAAACATAGCATTTTCTCAGTTCACAGAGGTGTGTTCTCAGCCTGGTGGGGCTGTCTTTGTTTGAATTCAACAAAGGATTTAGTTTGGCTGAAGCACCAACAGGTGTGTCTCCTGATcgtattttttttcaccagcatttTGGTAAATCCTTtcacctgcaaacacacaagtcTCACCAATCTACGAACATCATTAGCCTGAGGTACCTCTTTAATATCATGagttcaaaattactttaaatagTCAAAAATATTGCCAGTCTTCTCATACCtctaaatacaataataataccTACATTTAAATACCATAAGTTACAAAACAGGAGAATGAAAAGCTTCTTATCCACTACTGTACAAAGGCATTCATTAACAATAGCATTAATATTAAGGTTTTCCATCTCTGTCACTCGACTGTCAAAGTtaaaccagaaagaaaaaaataggtaACATTTCCCTTTACATGGGTCTTATTCCAGTGTATTAACCTGTGTAACTAACTAACTACGGAAAGTAATTATATTATACTGTGCTAATACTAAATGCAAATCTTGACATATAATGGGGTTACAACAGTGTAATAACACAGTGCAAACAGGGTGCTCAACTGAAATATAAGGTAGGTAGCACCTCGTGAAGGTAGAGCTTTTTAGAAATTGACTTAGAATTCAGAATTTTACCGGCATAAGATCTGCTTTATACAGCAAGTGAATGTTTTGGTACAGAATGTGTAAAACActgtgtgtttacattgtgtTGTCACGCATTTTCAATATACAGAGGAGGTTCTCATTGTTTGCCTACAGACTAG
Above is a genomic segment from Amphiprion ocellaris isolate individual 3 ecotype Okinawa chromosome 6, ASM2253959v1, whole genome shotgun sequence containing:
- the LOC111581617 gene encoding junction-mediating and -regulatory protein-like; this encodes MSFTMEDNLESGWVAVRPNAFEEKEKHKFVFIVAWNEVEGKFAITCHNRTVQRRSFGRDPPLEATSVDGDKTKWPESPVKVSRSPSKAGEAKGCSPKTKTVTPKPSPVKIQTVTPDTDREELSPSLDCLDLEELDSLSREDCSWAGLFSFQDLRAVHQQLCSVNSVLEPCLPVFPEEPAGMWTVLFGPAEVPETEMDELCYSLQVYLGHALDTCGWKILSQVLFTENDDPDEYYESLSELRQSGYEETLNRATKHLQELLEKHRAMDSMVELLELYEEEDQAYGGLLEASTQLYQYLLQPFRDMRELAMLRRQQIKISMENDYLGPRRIDALKKEDSDWQKKAQEAVLNIQEFTVKYFEITARAQKGVYERMKVDQRKFGKSSWTAAVGRMERLRYSVTKETLQLQRAREICLEQKKHTLREEMQSLCSSEDAMALLDHMETQYYELQLQLYDIQAEILQCEELLLTAQLDSIRRQMTERQDEVVYYDTFESADDIIEDNTAEREELHRLQVSARQLEARRGRITAKRSYLRNKREICVSNHTQKQQRRQTIHRDSIPHHMLQLKNQDDDDEERKNSRVSQERQRTLDRLRTFKQRYPGQVILKSTRLRVAHTRRRERGRSMEMSSVSERDECVDSVCVQTQGQPICLSTSVQTDPSPSSTLTTQPVTALTASLPPLPVPSPADSSCSPCSFSSLLASPISPRPPPPPPPPPPTKEEFSPSGSPGRYGQKAEGKSATEELALSPLGPFIPRFFDSSQLVSARKKLRKTPEFDSHSRRVSSPMDEVLASLKRGSFHLRKVDQRSLSANKGDEDPNSILAQIRKGVKLRRVPCKERKDQGDLPPSTDPLTRSIHEALRRIKEASPESDSDDDGLAGPDWES